cgccacggcggccggagcccgccggagccgccagccccctccttcccccgttccccttctcctcccccacCCTCCTCCACGCCCCCGTACCCCCGCGCCGCCTTCCCGAGCGAGGCGCCGGGGGCCCTTCCTCCGCGCGCCTACAGCCCCTCCCCGCGCCCatccctcctcccgccgccgtcaGCCTGCGCCGCCGGCCCTCGGCCGCGTGATGCTGGCGGCGGTGGGCTTGCCCTTCCCCGCGCGCGGTCCTCCCCTGCTcgggcggtgatggccggcggcGGTGCGCCTCGGCCGGTGGCGGTCTGGCGTCCTGGTGTGGAGGCCGGCGGTGCTCGCCGTGGTGGTGCCGCCTCTTGGCGGCGGGGTGGTCCGGTGGTGCTGGCCGGCCGGGGCGcgtccccggcccagatctgggcccgtaGGGTCCCTTCTGGGTCCTTGCGGGTCGGCTCCGGCGCGACCGTGACGCTCTCTGTATggggaggcaggggagcggctTGGACTGGGACAGCAACGCCGACGGCGTACCAGCTGCTGCGTGAAGGCGGGAGCTGTCCGGGCCTTTGAGggcccggccgggcctgtgggGCCACGGGCCCGGTAGGCTCCTGCCATGGCGTCCGGTCCGCTACCGTcgtggacggtggaggtggggccctcccgtatGCCGACGGTGCtgttgccctagtcccggctcctcttctccgttgtgcagaccatcttcgcggtgccgtggtgagacagcgtgggaagcttcgtgtccgtgctggcgcagggtggtggtcggtctggtggcGAGCTCCGGAGTGCCTGAGGTCGAggctgggatcgggagaaatctctgttggcttggccgacaccgacgcggtggcgcctCAGGGTGCCGCCgaaccttcctggagggcgtcggggctaccctccctctctcctcgccgtgtaccgggggaaacccttggcagcagcgtcgtcatcgttgcgtcccttcttggaggtgttgttaGGTACCGGCACTTCGGAGTCTCGGAGCTTGGTGGGCGATCTCCGGTGGACGCAGCGGTCACGAGGCTTCGTCgtttttgtcgatccgccgttatcggcatttatttcttttctttttttctctttccttTCTTTTGGGCGTGTTTGTGCTGCTTTCGCCCCAGACCCTATCGTCGGTTatatcggttggttgctttgtaatacaaagcggggaaaccctttttctcaaATGATTCGCCCGTCACCGCGGACGCGGACAGTAAACTTGAAACGACGTGTCGAGCAGTGGAGCCGTACGGTGTTTTAGCGGTAGAAGAAGGATGTCAAAGGCTTGCACGCATGAACTACAGCGGGTGCAGACAAAGTTGCAGATCCCAGCCATGACGCAAACTAGTACTGCTAATAATCAAACCAAAATCACCTTCCACCTCAACGTGTCATCCGTTCATCCATACACTGTCACTTTACCAAGTGACTCTGAATCGGCCAGGTCGAATCGATCGCTCGTGAGAAAGTTCCCGACCCAGTTTACCCAGACCGGCACGCCAACCCCGACAGCTACCGttaccaacacacacacacacgctttcACCTCCAGAGCACGCACCGCGCAGAGAAATACAGTACTGTAGTTGCCAAACCCGCAACGACTCCAGAGCCCAGAGCCGTCCCGATCGACACCTCCCGATCGTGACACCAACGAGACGCCCAACGTGTAATTAGTATACTCACGCATGCTTATTCCACTACGTACACAAACCCGGCCGTGTTCCAACTTCCAAGTGTCAACATTGTACAAATGAAACTGTGAAATCTTGCTACTAGTACTGCCTATCTTGCAGACCGACCTTTGATTTAACTTTTACCCCCAAATGATACGCTTGCTCGCCATCTAAATAGTTGTATTTACAGGACACACGCATGGTATTACATTTGCCTGACTAACCTAAGCATGCACTAGAGCTGAGCTAATTAATTATCAAGCTCTACCAATTAAAGAATAGCgcagcgcatgcatgcatgcaatggtgCTTTCTTGCCGCCAATGCATGCGCTGCGTGTATGTACCTTCTTCTCGCAGGCTGAACAATTCGGCTAGTCTACGTAGTATGTCCGGGCCATGTCACTGCGGCGGCGCCTGGCCGGCGTCGGCGGCCATTTCGTGCTCCTGCGGCCAGGGGATGAGGCACTCGGGCGGGAAGCAGCAGTCGCACTGCCCGGGGCACCGCCGCGGCCACTGGCCCGCGCGTATCGCCTGCTCGTTTGCGGCCGTTGCCGTGGTCGCTACGGCCGCGTCGGCGGCTGGGGAGTCGGCGGTGGCGTTGTCGTCGTCGTagggcgcggcggcgtcgcggaGCGGGCCCCAGCACTCGACGCGGTTGAAGTTGGGGTTGTTGGAGTGGAAGTAGACCCACACCGTGGCCTCCTCCAGCTCCGGGTGCTGGCTGAACAGGCTGCCGTCGCCGTGCACGAACGCCTTCAGAACCTGCCCAAACCAAAGGCAGAGTCAGAAGATGTGCCAAAAGAACAAGCAGCTACTACTTCACTGTCTAGCGACAGCAAATTTTGCAGATAATATTGGAACTTCTACAATTACTACTTTATAAATCGCTGCACATTTAATCTTTATCTGCAACTTTTGTTAATAAGGCATCGATCAGCTTGAGATCGCAGTAGTATGATTAACTCAGGAGATTCTGTCCAAAATTTAGCCTTCCCAAGGCGGCAGACAAGAGTGCAAAGCAAAAGATGGCCTAGTTCAAAGCCCACAGCTAGCTAGCACATGTTGAAACTGTACGAGGCCAAAATAATGGTGACACGGACATAAAGACACTGTGTGTTGATCACGCTATGGAGAATCATGATGCTGAAGAAATTGGCCATCAAATTCGTGGCCAAAAACACTCGCAGAGCGAAGAAATTCGTGGCCTTGGAAGAAAATACTATGTGGATGTGCGGGTGCCCACGTAGTGCCAGTGGGGCGATCGACGTTGGCAGGTTGGGACGTACCACGGGGAGCTCCTTGCGGAAGATGTAGTAGCGGAGCGGCGCGATGAGGTCGAGCAGGAAGTGGCCGCCGGAGATGTGGCAGTGGACGTGCAGCGACATGGCGCCCTGCACCTTCTTCCACTCGGCCACCACCTCGTCCCGCTGCAGGCGGTTGTACCAGCCCTGCAGCTGCGCGGCGTGGATGGTGTGCGACACCGCCAGCGTCAGCCGCGCCGTCACGTCGCTGTGGGTGAGCGTGTAGGTCCGGGGCAGCTTCCCCGGGTGCTTCTCCTCGTCCACCCCCACGAACAGCACCTTGAGCTTGGACGCCTCGAAGATGGCCGGACCGAACAGCCGGGCCCTCTGCAACCCACAAAACAGAGCATCGGATGTGTTCGTCAGTCCATCAAGCCACCGGCGGGAGATAGAGACTTAGAGAGGAGGAGACGGTGGGTGGATGTGGTTCATCTTACCGGCACGACGTGTCGCCTCCGGCGGCCGAGCACGACCACCTTCCCGGAGCGCGCGCTGGCGAGCCGCGTGCGCCGCTGCTGCTGCAGCTGCTTGAGGTGCGAGATGGGGAGCAGGGACATGGTGGAGGCGGTGGCCATGTTTGCTAGGCTAGCTAGCTCCCCTGGTACCAGTCAGGTTCTTCCGCTCTTACTTTCACCTCGGAGGCAGACAGAAGTGGGAGCTGAAGCAGGGGCCAAGAAAGGAAGCCTATGGAGCCTATGAAGCAGGATCGGCAGCCGGGGTCGCCGGCTAGTTAACCAAGCGGCGGGGAGCGAGCTAGGGGCAGCACGCTGTAGCTTGCACGCCTCGCTCAACCGGAAGAAGAAATCGATCGGCGACCAGGTTCAGCCGAGTGGAATCGCGTGTGCGTGCGGCACAGGCACAGACAGGGGGGAGCTCAATAGGATTCGTCGTTTGTTGCACTGCTCGTCGGTCAGCTCGGGCTAGCAGAGTTATAGGGGGGCGGTTAGGGTAGGGCAGGGGTCAAGGAAGGAGGAGGGTGGtgccgtggtggtggtggagtgaggGGTCGCGAAACGTCGCGGTTGTGTGCGGGGCGAGGAAAGCTCCgtcgcggggcggggcggggcggaccGGACGAACGAGGGAAACGCGGGCAAGTGATCGGTGGCGTGCCGGGGACTGCCTGCGAGTGGGGAGAAACTCCGGTGATTTGGGATTGGTGCGTCGGTGCGAGAAGGAGCGAGGAACGCTTGGATGTCTCCTTGTGCCGGCAGGTGGCGTCTCTCCATTGGTGGGAGCGAGGCTTGACCGTGGTTTAGCTCTACACGTGCCGTGGCCCACGTGGCTgctggtcccacttgtcatccGCGTGTACTCCCGTATTGTGGTAGCGTACGTCTACTTGCCTGTGCTGTGCATAGGGTCCAGTGTTCTTTCG
This window of the Triticum aestivum cultivar Chinese Spring chromosome 5D, IWGSC CS RefSeq v2.1, whole genome shotgun sequence genome carries:
- the LOC123122300 gene encoding protein STAY-GREEN, chloroplastic, giving the protein MATASTMSLLPISHLKQLQQQRRTRLASARSGKVVVLGRRRRHVVPRARLFGPAIFEASKLKVLFVGVDEEKHPGKLPRTYTLTHSDVTARLTLAVSHTIHAAQLQGWYNRLQRDEVVAEWKKVQGAMSLHVHCHISGGHFLLDLIAPLRYYIFRKELPVVLKAFVHGDGSLFSQHPELEEATVWVYFHSNNPNFNRVECWGPLRDAAAPYDDDNATADSPAADAAVATTATAANEQAIRAGQWPRRCPGQCDCCFPPECLIPWPQEHEMAADAGQAPPQ